The sequence AACCAGACCTGAACTTCAGAAACCCACATGTCCGCCAAGAGATGATTGTAAGATCAGATGACCTCTCACAGCTCTTTCTCACATGCATTGCGTCTGCTAGTGACTCAATTCTAAAATCTTTGTCAGCATTGTTCTCGTCTGTTGTGTCTCCACTGTGCCAACAATGGTTGAGGTATCTATAATCTTAAGTAATCTCTAACAATAATGTGTAATAGCTAACATACTGTATTACACATTAACTTAGGTCAGTTAAACCTAGTCTGTTTTTAACTGCTGCCGTGCACAGAACAAAGTACATGTGACTATTATAAACAatattacaaagaaaacactcCAGCACTATATTCTTGGACATATTGTAGACACACAGCAATTTCTAAAGactatttatttcatttcaggaTATTATTGATTTCTGGCTGGAAAAGGGAGTGGATGGGTTCCGGATGGATGCAGTGAAGCACATCCTGGAGGCTACACACCTGAGGGATGAACCACAGGTGGACCCAAACAAGCCCCCAGTGAGTGTGCCCTCTTCAGTATAGTTCAGTCACCATTGTTCAGTTCTAATGGGCACTGGTTGCCCTTGCATGGCACAAAACATTAAGTCTGTCTAATCTACCACCTGACATGGACCTATATTACAGAGCAGGTGAAATATTTTGCAAATACTGAATGGGTATAACCTCATGTAAGGCCAAGCATCAGCTCCACTCAAATTTAATTTCAGTGACCAGTATCTATGGGTGCTGTTGAAGAGCtattaaacccaatatatatCTGTAATTTAGGATAATCTAacattaagaaaatataaataatagcATTAATGAAGAACAAATTGAAATTGCTTGtataacaaatataaacagCTGAGTGGGAGAGTTCATGCTGTACATGACGTGTCATTCATCAGCCTCTGGTTTAAATGTCAAGTTCACCTACTGCTCTTCTGGATAATTCATGCAAAGTTGAGCTCACAAATACAATTCTTCCATGGACACCAAAGTTCTTTCTCACAGAGGAAAGATTAGTATTAAAAAAAGCCTCTTTTAGAGGATTAGCACTGGGATTTACTTCCCACTGCGGACTATCACTGTAAACCTGggtctggctgctgctgtggaccAACTACTCATTTTCAAGCAATATACCACACCAAGCTGGAGCTGGGCCTTTACAGTGCACAAGAGTCATTGTTAGTCATGCATTCACAAAAACATAGAATGACAGCATTGCAATGAAAAGTCACACCTACGTGTTTATTGGGATATGTAGCATTTTACCACAGCCTTGTTAAAGCTTGAATATGATTCCAGGCTGAGCAGCTATCTGTATTATTAGTTAGTGCTTTAGTGTTGGGTGCAGCTTTAAATCCTGCCTAACTATGTGTTGCACTGGCTGAATAGTTCACTCATGTGGCAGCATGTCAgttcagtggttagcactacTGCCTCAGTAATTATGTCTGTGAATAGATTCATGGCCTGTGTTTGAGATGCAGATCAGTATTAGTTTTTAAGAGCATTATCTCATGATCTCTGAATAGATGTTTCTGGACTGAAACAGGTCCTGAGCTGGTTCACTTAAAATTGACACCCTAGTGCTTTGCACTGGTCTTTGTGGACACAATAAGGCCAGTGGATCAATTTTCTCCAGGAGTATCTTTTAACaagtcttgtttttcttgtctgttaTCACTtgccctctcctctctctgtatCTGCTTCCCACTTATTTCCAACTATGACTGGACCCTGTGCTGTTCCTGACAAAGGAATATATTTAGACCAGAGCTTGTCTAACTTCCAGTGGGAAAATACCACTGACCTCTCTTAACCCATTGTAGTTGGTGATCTCAGGAACATAATATTTTAACCACATGCAAAACCTGACTGTAACACTGAGTCCACTAGGCTTAAACTTCAACGGTGGCTACATTAACTCATATTTGTTTGTATTCATAACACTCCAGGAGTCTATAATATCAGAATGGGACCTCTACCATGACTACACCACCAGTCAGCTGGGGTTGCATGACCTGCTGAGGGAGTGGAGGGCAGAGATGGACACTTACAGCCATGAGCCTGGCAAATACAGGTAGATAGTTTTATGATCGTAATAGTTCTACCTATGTAATTTGCTGCTGCATATGATGATGCCATAAGTTTACAAAACTTGTCATTTAAGCTTTATTTCTGTTGAATGTTAGACAGTAGACATACATGGACACACAGATTTTAAACAGCTCAGTGTATTGCAGGACTGCCAGGAATCAGTTTATATGTTATCACACACAACATAAGTTCTTGTTGCCCTGCAGGTTCATGGTGACAGAGTCATATGATTACCATGAGGTAGACAAGACTATGATGTACTATGGCACCCCACTGGTTAAAGAAAGTGACTTCCCATTTAACTTCTATCTGCTGGACCTGCCTCAGAACACTAGTGGCTTATGGGTAAAACACCTGGTCCATCTCTGGATGGCCAACATGCCCAGGGGACAGTGGCCAAACTGGGTGGTGAGTCACCACAGTcacaattatttgttttttcagatcCTTTAAAAATGAGAATGCCATAAGGGCATAATCTCCCCAAACTCTCTTTCCTTCTATGATCAGATACTAATGGATTCTGATTTCCATTGTCACCTGCCCCTTAGAGCTGAAGGACTATACTGCTTAATGATTTCTACAGCCAGTCATTCACTCCTGTCACAGTTTAACCTTAgcttttttgtctctttatctATCCTGTATCCCTTACTTCAACTTTTTCTTCCTTGACAAAACCCACCCATCATCAGCATGATGCCTTCTTCCTTCTCAGCTTAAAATATCTCATCACCAATCCACcctcttgtattttttttcacctCCACTGTTACCAGGTCGGGAACCACGACAAGCCTCGACTTGCGTCCAGTGCTGGTCAGACCTTTATTCGTGTTATCAACATGTTGCTGCTGACCCTTCCAGGCACGCCCACCACCTACTACGGCGAGGAAATCGGCATGGAGAACATTAATGTCACAGAGAGTCAGATACAGGACCCCGCCGGCAAATACAATGCAGTCAGTACTGTGcacactgaaaaaacatttaaacactcACTCTAGCATCTCTTCCATGTGCAGCAGTTGCATAAAACAACAATTGAGAAAATACATGCAATTAATAGTGATATAAAAGCCTTCAATTGCACCACAAAACACAGCCTGGAGAGAGGCCATACAGTTAATACACTGCCTCTATATTACAggtaaaaagaaacatttaatcatCATGAAAGTaggatttattcatttattttgtgatgtGTACCCAATAAACAGTACGCATCCACTGAAGTGTGCCAAAATAATTTCTGTCCTTTCACTGCAGAGTGCCAGTCGGGACCCTCAGCGGTCTCCAATGCAGTGGAGTGGTGACATAAATTCAGGCTTTAACAATAAAACCAACATCACCTGGTTGCCTGTACACCCCAACTACAGGAACGTCAATGTGGAGGTGCAGAGCTCATTCATACTGTTCACCTCAAGGACCATCTATCAGAGCTTGCTTATCTTCCTCtacctctccttttcttttagGCCCAGAAGAAGGATGAAGGTTCTGTTCTAGCTCAGTACCGTTTCCTGAACACCCTTCATCAGTCAGAGCTCCCTCTTCACCGTGGGTGGTTCTGTTTCATCCATGCTGATGCCAGTGTCTTCTCTTACCTCAGGGAACTTGACGGGATTGACCAAGCCTTCCTCATGGTGCTTAACTTTGGTGAAGAATCTGCTATCACAGACCTCTCCTCTATCCATGAGTTACCAGATGAGTTAAAGGTACTGATGAGCACAAACCAAGTTAATGATGGCAAGGTATTGCAGAAGTCTCGTATCCGGACAGAAGCAGGAGAGGGGTTGGTGATTCAGTTCTCAACCCACACTCGGTTTAATCCCAACCACCCTGAACAGTGCTACATCTCTGAGAAAGCCTGCTATTTGGGGCCCTTGAGCTTACTTTATAAATGCTAACATGAATGGAACAGTGGTGTTTAGTTAGTTTCACAGATTCATGTCCTATTAGACCAAGTGATTAGTCTAGTTGATGTTGATCTTCCACTGCTATATTAAAGATTTGGGCATAATAGTAGATGTTCGGGTTTTGGTTGTTTGGTGCCTGACGGCCTCCTGATGGCCTTGCTATCTCTTCCTCTTGCGTGGAAGACGAGGAGGGTCCAGGCCCAGCTCTGTGTATAGAAATGCTAGTTTGAGTGCTTCCTGTGTTGGGGAGAAAGGATACATTTCTTAGTTTGGATCCATTAACTTAACTAACTTAATTAGTCTAAATGTGAGGAAAGAGTTGGGCTAAGTTTAAAATGTATAACACCAATGCAGTTTTGGGTCACTAGTCATGAAGTTggcaaataaaatcaaaattcCATTCACCTTTATTGTAAGTCTTTGTCTCAAAaccttggaaaataaaaatgaaaatgtctgtaCACATGGGTAGGGGTACAAGAGGAAATGCTTTTCTCTGATTTGGGAAtctgactttttaaatttgtgacTTTTCTATGAAACCTTTGGACCAGTAAGCCTGGATTGTAAAGGTGTAAGAGTAGGGGAGGGACGGTATtacacctgaaaaacaaattgTCTTTGCAGTATGGTCGCTTTTCAGCCTGGTACGCATTATTTGTCTTATCTGTAAGCATATCTGCCTGGGAAAAAATGATTACCTCATCCAGCATCAACTCAAAGTCTTCTGGTCCCAGGTGATTTGCTCTAGGTTGGATATTGAGAACTATGTTTGGTGCTGGTTCATATTCTAAGAGAAAGgggaagaaagacaaagatCAGAGGCAGAGTGGGGGATAAGATTATCTCTAATCTAAACTTCCTCTGAGACATTTCTCTAATTGTTTAATATTACTTTCActtctccccttctctctctgtccagttCCCCCAAATCTTTTCTCTCTATCCTATTTTTACACTAGTTGTATTCATTCATGCTCCCATCTGATGTTACACTTCCTTTTTTCAACCTCTTCCATATAATCCCCCCTCCCTGTCTCTGTGGTATGGGCTGTTTCACAAGTTGTGGTCTTGACCTTGACAGCTCCCAGTCTGTGGCGTCTAATCTCTTGCTCTGATACACTATCTCTTTACCATACTAATGGGACTGCCCACCCGCCTGCATGTGTTATGCCATCAGCACTTTATCAAAGACTccagagagcagagaaagacagattaggtagacatatacacacatacccaGACACTTAAGCTGCTtgacatatgtgtgtatgaacaACAGACGTGAGAGAGGGTGAAAGAGCAAGATAATGTGTCCATATGAAACAAGAAGAGTGAggcagtgtgagagagagaggggtgtaAAGTCGAGTACCACCAATGTGATGAAGGCAGATTATAAGTGAGAGGGGGAAAGAGCCTTTCTAGGGggaaatgacacacacacacacacaaaatacaatacaacaagGTGACCTGTGCTATACTTTCATGAACTTTGAATGATAAAGGCACTTTCCCCTGACAGACAGTCATACTTCTGTTACTCTCCAGATATGTCCACTGACACTACTGTTGGGAGCTGACCTTAAACTATTAAAACCTTTCATGCAGATGTTACACTTAAAAGTATGTTAAACAACCACATCTTCATACAAATCCATCATACATCGACACAATCAAGGAGTGATTAAGCTGAGCGcatgtgtgagagtgagtgtacACACCTGCTTTAGGATTCACAGTGAAGTGTTTCTGAATGGCTTTCTTTAGCTGCTCAGTGTATTTGAGAACACCTGATAGAGGAACCCTGGCATCACCACTGTAGGCTGTCAGTAGCATCGATGGGTAGCGCTGTCTCacattagcacacacacacagattgtaTAGGTAAGGTGGCTAACCTGGATTTCGTTACGGTGCTAAGCAaagattattaattattaatgagTCTCAGTGCCTGAGAAAAGGAAACCACTGGGGTAAATTGTAACACAACAGGAGCatgatgcatttttctcttctaCAACACTATTAAACTTCTCAATCCTCTCCTTACCTGAGGAAT is a genomic window of Mastacembelus armatus chromosome 15, fMasArm1.2, whole genome shotgun sequence containing:
- the slc3a1 gene encoding neutral and basic amino acid transport protein rBAT, encoding MRLKKHTGNMELDCTRNPGYQDEEGVLSAAYTISADPEDTQDDTAEKLDSDEADVYTQVAPYAGMPKEVLLLYSSQARYRVPREILFWLAIAYTLALVALTSTVIALSPRCLSWWQASPVYQVYPRSFKDSNGDGVGDLKGIQEQLHHFQYLNIKTVWISPFYRSPMKDFGYDVEDFRAIDPLFGTMQDFEELLTLMHNKGLKLIMDFIPNHTSDKHRWFKLSQSRDPHYEDYYIWTDCNATVPRPNNWVSVFGNSSWTYDEVRGQCYLHQFLKEQPDLNFRNPHVRQEMIDIIDFWLEKGVDGFRMDAVKHILEATHLRDEPQVDPNKPPESIISEWDLYHDYTTSQLGLHDLLREWRAEMDTYSHEPGKYRFMVTESYDYHEVDKTMMYYGTPLVKESDFPFNFYLLDLPQNTSGLWVKHLVHLWMANMPRGQWPNWVVGNHDKPRLASSAGQTFIRVINMLLLTLPGTPTTYYGEEIGMENINVTESQIQDPAGKYNASASRDPQRSPMQWSGDINSGFNNKTNITWLPVHPNYRNVNVEAQKKDEGSVLAQYRFLNTLHQSELPLHRGWFCFIHADASVFSYLRELDGIDQAFLMVLNFGEESAITDLSSIHELPDELKVLMSTNQVNDGKVLQKSRIRTEAGEGLVIQFSTHTRFNPNHPEQCYISEKACYLGPLSLLYKC